One window from the genome of Vibrio sp. VB16 encodes:
- a CDS encoding thiamine phosphate synthase, protein MSSLCLPDYLTPLLRHVELLLANAEQYQLGDAVSVSVSELNAVEIKIEERQLSLLFNQTEADFSGFEIQDQWYAPYPNVREMQVKVEQDSRMIVCGLPTEKGCVDIWHHNGEARAVYCHHARGSEAQRAMLLCALALDYPLEDAVTLARAHACGYQSTHQNGHVEVSWPLSRELFPRPLTANHPEVDALGWQSKELAVEPFSATDSQKLALYPVVDTAEWIERLINLGVKTTQLRIKNPQDPQLETQVQQVIAAGNQHKAQVFVNDYWQLAIIHKAYGVHLGQEDLETADLVAIQQAGLRIGLSTHGYYEILRAVEFSPSYIALGHIFPTTTKTMPSKPQGLNRLALYQKLIGDTFPTVAIGGIDLPCAEKVWCTGVSSVAVVRAITEASDVGAVVNAFNHLLVRPEFPKAITEKVMGGIDAD, encoded by the coding sequence ATGAGCTCGTTATGTTTACCTGATTATTTAACGCCACTGCTTAGGCATGTTGAATTGCTGCTTGCAAATGCAGAACAATATCAACTTGGTGATGCCGTTAGTGTTAGCGTGAGTGAATTGAATGCTGTAGAGATTAAGATTGAAGAGCGCCAGCTCAGTCTGCTTTTCAACCAGACTGAAGCCGATTTCTCAGGATTCGAAATACAGGATCAATGGTATGCCCCGTATCCTAACGTTAGGGAAATGCAAGTAAAAGTTGAACAAGACAGCCGCATGATTGTGTGTGGTCTTCCTACTGAGAAGGGCTGTGTTGATATTTGGCACCACAATGGTGAAGCGCGTGCGGTTTACTGCCATCATGCTAGAGGCAGTGAGGCACAACGTGCCATGTTACTTTGCGCATTAGCCTTAGATTACCCTTTGGAAGATGCCGTGACATTAGCGCGAGCTCATGCGTGTGGGTATCAAAGTACTCACCAAAATGGTCACGTTGAAGTTAGCTGGCCATTATCTCGTGAGTTGTTTCCTCGTCCGTTAACGGCGAATCATCCTGAAGTGGATGCGTTGGGTTGGCAAAGTAAAGAACTGGCTGTTGAACCGTTCTCTGCCACTGATTCACAGAAACTGGCGCTATATCCGGTGGTTGATACGGCAGAGTGGATAGAGCGTTTAATTAATCTTGGTGTAAAAACCACACAATTACGGATTAAGAACCCGCAAGACCCACAACTTGAAACTCAGGTACAGCAAGTTATAGCCGCGGGTAATCAACACAAAGCACAAGTATTTGTGAATGACTATTGGCAACTGGCGATAATCCATAAAGCGTACGGTGTCCACCTCGGTCAAGAAGATCTTGAAACAGCAGACTTAGTGGCGATCCAGCAAGCGGGTTTACGAATTGGCTTGTCGACGCATGGTTATTACGAAATCTTACGTGCCGTTGAATTCTCACCAAGTTATATCGCACTGGGTCATATCTTTCCTACCACGACAAAAACAATGCCATCAAAACCGCAAGGTTTGAACCGTTTGGCGTTATACCAAAAGTTAATTGGCGATACATTTCCAACGGTTGCAATTGGTGGCATTGATTTACCTTGTGCTGAAAAAGTGTGGTGTACGGGGGTTAGTAGTGTTGCTGTGGTACGTGCAATTACCGAGGCTAGCGATGTTGGAGCGGTAGTTAATGCATTTAACCATTTATTAGTGCGCCCTGAATTTCCTAAAGCAATTACCGAGAAAGTAATGGGTGGTATTGATGCTGACTGA